The Prinia subflava isolate CZ2003 ecotype Zambia chromosome 21, Cam_Psub_1.2, whole genome shotgun sequence genome window below encodes:
- the VWA5B1 gene encoding von Willebrand factor A domain-containing protein 5B1 encodes MPGLINRVTLSQLPLIASEVTSCVSGYALGMTALLTYHNPDPQALEGLFVYPLDEGTAVVGFEAATSRRTVTVQIKDKAKMDDSCFDSCSLPPGRDGSGRIMMDEDLERIVFVANLGMIPPLESVSIFISTSSELQTLPSGVVRVLLPAVCVPRVPQPSLESASSFSSHQLRTDKLFCGLGSLEQGSRFCLAQLLDTEATNPFEYEFSFHLEIRGPCLLAGVESPTHEIRADADPSARSAKSIVITLANKHTFDRPVEILIHPSEPHMPHVLMEEGDMTPAEYEQHLKGKNDFIKGTKKDPSAKKKMEIIRKRLNKDIPHHAVVMLNFCPDLRTVQPGLQAAQGEFIFLVDCSSSMSGVSIDRAKDALLVILKSLMPACLFNVIGFGSTFKTLFPVSQAYCEESLAIACQSVRSIRADMGSINLLSPLKWVIRQPLHRGHPRLLFLLTAGAVSNPGKVLELLRGHSCATRCYSFGVGPNACRRLVRGLAAVSRGTPEFVAEGERLQPKMIRSLKKAMAPALSDVSVEWVFPESTEVLVSPASSRCLFPGDRLVSYSIVCDTSLFLSNPRSDKRRRYSMMHSQESGSSVFFHSQEEGAGLESWNHSRDSEGSCPTEPSPDHLGVGRDPGGESDTDTGMDVQALSRRRAYSTTQICEHEPRRKVPTASDPGTALVKNPLRKTHLQDLQQLSPEPWQLDLQPLPAVPPGPAARTRGPGARRPALLQRSAVSSCHDTAAPAPPDGLQEPPARGWEALDASTSLHSSSDSRSPADLESAQHPSLTFETETSSDWEPQDLDVGATCSSPRSPRTLCKAVVKGLRNNEPVHWEVTFDIHPLFQERGRQEDGDTDLWSETFHHLAAKSLIQDFEQLAERECEIEHGSGRRFQLSAVHTSKACSVISKHTAFVPVDLSTSSYLPTLVQYTHTGATSRQGNQRKQKSSGNRRHHGCSPGRPQSACGQNGDYGFYSMNAESSPSPSSTPSSSAWERCRVPEGPLHSLSASSAEAQKSIERLFAARLTLNKTMLLVRAAKGFMSKSPSRGSEAGSEGDSESMDYLPLVSLQLACGAFLLNSAFCDAVNIPMEKLKWTSPFACHRLSLSPSGSCSTKRSSSSSERRTLSSGQELPLPSGPGQGSPAGAAAQGAALEGAGRPRHLSGSAAESLSRALQAQQELPSPAITIRSFSSPAPSRAGSARGWDTDSSELQALLAAVELQRQTEPEGMLWATAVALAWLEHSSASFFIEWELVAAKASVWLSGQRFPQGSSLAAVRAAAQQLFVLLRHWDENLEFNLLCYNPGSV; translated from the exons ATGCCAGGGCTGATTAACCGGGTgaccctgtcccagctgccccTCATCGCGTCCGAGGTGACCTCCTGTGTCAGTGGCTATGCCTTGGGGATGACAGCCCTGCTCACCTACCACAACCCAGACCCCCAGGCTCTGGAAG GGCTCTTTGTGTACCCCTTGGATGAGGGCACAGCTGTGGTGGGCTTTGAGGCGGCCACGTCCCGGCGCACCGTGACAGTGCAGATCAAAGACAAAGCCAAGATGGATGACTCCTGCTTCGACAGCTGCAGCCTCCCTCCTGGAAGGGATGGAAGTG GAAGGATTATGATGGATGAGGACCTGGAGAGGATTGTTTTTGTGGCCAACCTGGGCATGATTCCTCCCCTGGAAAGTGTCTCCATCTTCATCAGCACCTCCTCTGAGCTGCAGACACTGCCCAGCGGGGTGGTGAGGGTCCTTCTGCCggctgtgtgtgtccccagggtcccccagcccagcctggagagtgccagcagcttttccagccacCAGCTCCGAAC GGACAAGCTCTTCTGCGGACTGGGGAGCCTGGAGCAAGGGAGCAGGTTCTgcctggctcagctgctggaCACTGAGGCCACCAACCCCTTTGAGTACGAGTTCAGCTTCCACCTGGAGATCAGAGGGCCGTGTTTGCTGGCAG GAGTTGAGAGCCCCACACACGAGATCCGAGCGGACGCCGACCCCTCGGCCCGCTCTGCCAAGAGCATCGTGATCACGCTGGCCAACAAGCACACCTTCGACAGGCCCGTGGAGATCCTGATCCACCCGAGTG AGCCCCACATGCCCCATGTCTTAATGGAAGAGGGTGACATGACCCCTGCAGAGTACGAACAACACCTGAAGGGGAAGAACGATTTCATTAAAGGCACTAAGAAGGATCCCAGTGCCAAGAAAAAG ATGGAAATCATCAGGAAGCGGCTGAACAAGGACATCCCCCACCACGCAGTCGTCATGCTCAACTTCTGCCCTGACCTGAGGACTGTGCAGCCAGGcctgcaggcagcccagggagagTTCATCTTCCTGgtggactgcagcagcagcatgagtGGAGTGAGCATCGACCGTGCCAAG GATGCCCTGCTGGTCATCCTCAAGAGCCTGATGCCAGCGTGTCTGTTCAATGTCATTGGGTTTGGATCCACCTTCAAGACCCTCTTTCCTGTCAGCCAGGCCTATTGTGAG GAGAGCCTGGCCATTGCCTGCCAGAGCGTCAGGAGCATCCGGGCTGATATGGGCAGCATCAACCTCCTGTCCCCCCTCAAGTGGGTGATCCGCCAGCCCCTCCACAGGGGCCACCCCCGGCTGCTCTTCCTGCTCACGGCCGGGGCCGTCAGCAACCCCGGGAAGGTTCTGGAGCTGCTGCGGGGCCACTCCTGCGCCACCAG GTGCTACAGCTTTGGCGTGGGGCCCAACGCCTGCAGGAGGCTGGTGCGGGGTCTGGCTGCCGTGTCCAGGGGCACCCCCGAGTTCGTGGCGGAGGGTGAGAGGCTGCAGCCCAAG ATGATCAGGTCACTGAAGAAGGCCATGGCACCGGCCCTGAGTGATGTGTCCGTGGAGTGGGTGTTTCCTGAGAGCACCGAGGTCTTGgtgtcccctgccagcagcaggtgcCTGTTCCCTGGTGACCGCCTGGTCAGCTACAGCATCGTCTGTGACACCTCCCTGTTCCTCTCCAACCCCAGATCT GACAAGAGGCGGCGGTACAGCATGATGCACTCCCAGGAGTCGGGcagctctgttttcttccactcccaggaggagggagcaggctTGGAGAGCTGGAACCACTCCAGAGACTCGGAGGGCTCCTGCCCCACCGAGCCCTCCCCCGACCACCTGGGCGTGGGCAGAGATCCCGGGGGAGAGTCGGACACGGACACGG ggatggacgTGCAGGCTCTGTCCAGGAGACGGGCGTACAGCACCACCCAAATCTGCGAGCACGAGCCTCGCAGGAAGGTGCCCACAGCCAGCgaccctggcacagccctggtgaaAAACCCCCTGCGGAAAACCCACCTACaggacctgcagcagctcagccccgaGCCCTGGCAGCTGGATTTGCAG CCCCTCCCGGCCgtcccgcccggccccgccgccagGACCCGCGGCCCGGGCGCCCGGCGCCCCGCGCTGCTCCAGCGCAGCGCTGTGTCCTCCTGCCACGACACCGCCGCCCCGGCACCCCCCGAcgggctgcaggagcccccGGCGAGGGGCTGGGAAGCGCTCGATGCCAGCACCAGCCTGCACTCCTCGTCAGACAGCCGGAGCCCCGCGGATCTGG AGTCTGCCCAGCATCCATCCCTCACCTTTGAGACAGAGACCTCCTCCGACTGGGAGCCCCAGGACCTGGATGTCGGCGCTACCTGCAGCTCCCCGCGCTCCCCCAGGACCCTCTGCAAGGCCGTGGTGAAGGGGCTGAGGAACAACGAGCCCGTGCACTGGGAAGTCACGTTTGACATCCACCCTCTGTTCCAGGAGcgggggaggcaggaggatgGTGACACAGACCTGTGGAGTGAGACCTTCCACCACCTGGCAGCCAAGTCGCTCATCCAGGATTTCGAGCAGCTCGCTGAGAGGGAGTGTGAAATCGAGCATG GCTCTGGGCGGCGGTTCCAGCTCAGCGCTGTGCACACCAGCAAGGCCTGCAGTGTCATCAGCAAGCACACAGCCTTCGTGCCCGTGGACCTGAGCACCAGCTCCTACCTGCCCACCCTGGTGCAGTACACCCACACAG GGGCAACATCCAGGCAAGGCAACCAGAGGAAACAGAAGAGTTCAGGAAACAGAAGGCACCATGGCTGTTCCCCTGGACGTCCTCAGTCAGCGTGTGGCCAGAACGGAGACTACGGATTTTACAGCATGA ATGCTGAGAGCAGCCCCTCACCCTCCAGCACCCCATCCTCGTCTGCCTGGGAGCGCTGCCGTGTCCCTGAAG GGCCACTCCACAGCCTGTCTGCTTCCTCTGCAGAGGCCCAAAAATCCATCGAGAGGCTCTTTGCTGCCAG GCTGACCCTCAACAAAACCATGCTGCTGGTTCGAGCTGCCAAAGGCTTCATGAGTAAATCTCCAAGCAGAGGGAGCGAAGCGGGCTCTGAGGGTGACAGTGAGAGCATGGACTACCTCCCCCTG gtgtccctgcagctggccTGCGGTGCCTTCCTTCTGAATTCTGCCTTCTGTGACGCCGTCAACATCCCCATGGAGAAGCTCAAGTGGACATCGCCCTTCGCCTGCCACCGCctgtccctcagcccctccggctcctgcagcaccaagaggagcagctcctcctcggAGCGCAGAACCCTGAGCTCCGGCCAGGAGCTGCCGCTCCCCAGCGGGCCGGGGCAGGGTtcccccgccggggccgcggctcAGGGAGCGGCGCTGGAGGGCGCCGGCCGCCCTCGGCACTTGTCGGGCAGCGCTGCCGAGAGCCTCTCCAGGGCGCTGCaagcccagcaggagctgccctccCCGGCCATCACCATCCGCAGCTTCTCCTCCCCCGCTCCGAGCCGGGCCGGCAGCGCCCGCGGCTGGGACACCGACAGCTCCGAGCTGCAGGCGCTGCTCGCTGCCGTGGAGCTGCAGCGGCAGACGGAGCCTGAGGGGATGCTGTGGGCCACGGCTGTGGccctggcctggctggagcacagctcGGCTTCCTTCTTCATCGAGTGGGAGCTGGTGGCCGCCAAAGCCAGCGTGTGGCTGAGCGGGCAGCGCTTCCCGCAGGGATCCAGCCTGGCCGCGGTGAGAGCCGCAGCCCAGCAGCTCTTCGTGCTGCTGCGCCACTGGGATGAAAACCTGGAGTTCAACCTGCTCTGCTACAACCCAGGCAGTGTGTAA